The Canis lupus dingo isolate Sandy chromosome 4, ASM325472v2, whole genome shotgun sequence genome contains a region encoding:
- the ZNF131 gene encoding zinc finger protein 131 isoform X4, protein MKSHSTESFKCEICNKRYLRESAWKQHLNCYHLEEGGVSKKQRTGKKIHICQYCEKQFDHFGHFKEHLRKHTGEKPFECPNCHERFARNSTLKCHLTACQTGVGAKKGRKKLYECQVCNSVFNSWDQFKDHLVIHTGDKPNHCTLCDLWFMQGNELRRHLSDTHNISERLITEEVLSVETRVQTEPVTSMTIIEQVGKVHVLPLLQVQVDSAQVTVEQVHPDLLQDSQVHDSHLSELPEQVQVSYLEVGRIQTEEGTEVHVEELHVERVNQMPVEVQTELLEADLEQVTPEIMNQEEREPTHADAAGAAGDDHEDAEGLETKSTVDSQAERAGNENRTPMPVLE, encoded by the exons ATGAAATCACACTCCACTGAGAGTTTCAAGTGTGAAATATGCAATAAAAGGTATCTTCGGGAGAGCGCATGGAAACAGCACCTCAACTGTTACCACCTTGAAGAAGGTGGAGTCAGTAAGAAGCAAAGAACtgggaaaaaaattcatatatgtcAATACTGTGAGAAACAGTTTGACCACTTTGGACATTTTAAAGAGCATCTTCGGAAACATACAG GTGAAAAACCTTTTGAATGTCCAAATTGTCATGAACGATTTGCTAGAAATAGCACCCTCAAATGTCACCTGACTGCGTGCCAAACTGGAGTAGGggcaaaaaagggaagaaagaagcttTATGAATGTCAG GTCTGTAACAGTGTGTTTAACAGCTGGGACCAGTTCAAAGATCATTTGGTAATACATACTGGAGATAAGCCCAACCATTGTACTTTATGTGACTTGTGGTTTATGCAAGGAAATGAATTAAGGAGGCATCTCAGTGATACTCATAATATTTCAGAGCGTCTAATAACTGAAGAAGTTCTTTCAGTAGAAACACGTGTGCAAACTGAACCTGTGACGTCAATGACGATTATAGAACAAGTTGGGAAGGTGCATGTGTTACCATTGCTCCAGGTTCAGGTGGATTCGGCACAAGTGACTGTGGAACAGGTCCATCCAGATCTGCTCCAGGACAGCCAAGTTCATGATTCACATCTGAGTGAGCTTCCagagcaggtccaggtgagttacCTAGAAGTGGGTCGAATTCAGACTGAAGAGGGTACTGAAGTACATGTGGAGGAGCTGCATGTCGAACGGGTAAATCAGATGCCAGTGGAAGTACAGACTGAACTGCTAGAAGCCGACTTGGAACAAGTGACCCCTGAAATCATGAACCAGGAGGAAAGAGAGCCCACCCATGCAGATGCCGCCGGAGCTGCCGGGGACGATCACGAAGATGCTGAGGGTTTAGAGACCAAATCAACAGTGGATTCCCAAGCCGAAAGGGCAGGGAATGAAAACAGAACACCTATGCCTGTTTTAGaatga